TACCCCAGCGCATCGGCAAACGACCGCCAGCTGCTGAGGTTCTCCATGAGCAGAGTCCTCACTGAGGCATAAATATAGGTTAGAAATTTGCAGGGTCTCAGAATTTGCTCAAGCAACAAGCTAGTAGTGAGATCAGGCCCGGTGAAATAGCTGGGTTTGACCTTCCCAACCACAAGGACATTTTTGGTGTGCACAAGGCCTATTTTCCCCTGGTAGTAGCCAATGTACCACTCCTTTGTCCACAGCTGCCCTTTCAACCTGATCTTCTCCTCACTGAGGAGGGCTATGACGTCTCCTTTCTTGTATTCCAGCAAATAGTGGTTTTTATTTTGCCGCACCACAGTTTTCAGCAGTTTGCCATACCTCAAGCTCAACACTGGCCGGTCCTGAAAAACTGGGTACTTGGCAGTGGCAGCCAGAGGTGAAAGGATGATCTTACCAACCTCATTCTTCTTGAGGAACCGCCTCTGCCCTGTGGGTTTGATGGCACTTTTAGGAGGCGGCTGAGGCGTCTGGACACAGAACTGGGTCAAAATGGCATCCTTGTCATCCTTGACCTGTATCCTCAGTGTAAAGTCCGAGAGCTCATTGGGATCATGAGACGCGATGGGAAAAATAAGGCGGCTGACCTTGCCCAGCTTCATCTGGAAGCCTCGCACAATTTTGGCTTGCTCACTAGCTTTTACCTCATAGTTGGTCATGTTGGAGAACATGCAGATTTTGAGGTCCTGAGGCCGAGACAAAGTGAACTGATGTCTACCCCAAAGCTGCAGAGCAACGGGAGCAGGATTGTGAGCCTGTCGTGTGACCTCATTCACCAGGAGAGTCTTGGGTGCACATTCATGCCCAAACACAGCCACGACAGTTTTAAAGGAAGGGTGGATGTGTTTCGGGCCATAAACACCAATCGTGATCTTCTTGCTGATGTAATCCCATACAGTGTAAGGGTAGAGGATGTTCTGCCCTTGGGCTACGGCTGCGATGTACATGCAAGGCTCCAGATTCTCCAGCTGGACTTGTATTGTGTCCCCATATGAATAGCTCAGCTGCATTGGTGTGTATGGCCCCTCTTTCATGTCGCTCCGCAGGCACTGCAATCCCACCAAACTCTTGCTCATGATGTCATTCTTGACCTCTGCTGACACCTTCATCTCCAGAATGATGAAGGTTTTCACCTCCATATTGCTGAGTTTGATCTGCAAGACCGGACTGATGGTGCTGCACTTGTCACTATTCAGCTCCAGTGGCGGATCCAGCATCGCTTTCATGGAGATCTGCTGTGTTTCCCCAGGGCACACATGACCCTCTGGCACATGGATGCTGATATTGGTGTCTGGAAGCTGAACAGCTCCACCAGAGCTATCCAGTTTGCAGACAATGTTGGTCTCCACAGGTTGTGTCTGACCCCAGCCAGGATTTTGACCAAGCAAATCCAAGTCGTGGCAAGACCGGGCCAACTTCCTATGATTCAGCCACGCGGTCCTAAAATCCTCCCGGCTCTGGAACTGCTCTGGAGTGGGAGACTTCAAGCCGCTGAAGAAACCTGATGACGTCGGAGTGTCTGACTTTGCTTGAAGAACAGACAGCTCAGACAAACTGTAGGAGCGTTTGCTTCTGAAGAAGGGATTGTCTCGTTTCGCAGTCTGTTCCAGCTCCAGCCTGTTTGTAGATGGAAACTCATCGAAAATGTTACCCATGCTGCTATTAGCAGCTGAGCTGGAAACTGCTGAATTAGGAGCTCCTGTGTCAAAGAGCAGCAAGTCAACAGCAGCTTTGGAGTTGGACTCATAGTCAGAACTGGGCATTGTTTGCAAATTCCCGTTAAGAAATGGGTTCGTCTGGACTCCATTCAAGAAAGGATTGTTATTGTAGGTTTTGGCAGAGTTTCTTTTCACATCAGTCCATTCTCCAAGCAGGTCCAACTCCTTGACTCCCTCGTCAGGGCTCTCCAGTAGATTGTCTATCATCCCACTGTCTGTTAAGGAAGAGTTGCGGTAGTTTACAGGCTGGACATAGGAGGAAGGGATGTAACCCATTTCTGTAGTGTTGTGAGCATACCACCACTCGCCTCCTGATGTGTCTAAGACATAGAGGTGGTCCCCCTTGGAGAACTTCAAAGTGGTGAAATTAGTTGGACAGTAATCTTTGATTGCTATTACTTCCTTTGCATTTCCAAAGGATGTGGGATTGTCAATCAACAAGGCACTAGGCGAAGGCACTGcaaagtaaagaagaaaaacagcagtgtaAGCAATCAACAAGAGTCACAAGTTATTTACAAGCATTTATTTCAGGTAAGCAACCCATGCTACTTTAGCCAGTAAGGCCAAGttagttttatatatatctttagGCTTGAGAGACTATTCTTCCCTCTAAAATCTTCAAACAAAAAGTCTCTCTCCACTGCTTTTGATGTATCTGTAATGGTGCAAGAGAGAATGTCTTCTCCAAAGAGATCGTAATCTAATAGGTCAAACATCAAAGCAACTGGGCAGAGGAGCAAGAGCCAGATAGGAGAGGAAGCAATTTGTTACAGCCCCATCATAGCAACACAGGTGCAGGAAAAACAGCTCTCCTCCTGATGCAGTCAAGTGTTTTAGCAATAAGATCATATAGCCTACCCTTTGATTTAGGGCCTCtcacagctgcttctgcaggagaAGCCAGAGTAGGACAGCCTCTAAATTCACTGATAGGTTTTGCACAAAAAGGTGGGTTGGTGAGAGTTTTGAGGGAATTGGAGTCAATTTTTACTACAACCTCTTTCCACCCGGCATGTGGGGATTTGAGCTCCTAAAAGCTAGggctaaaaaaaaacaaaaacaaaaacataaatgcTCACATTCGAAATGACAGAAATTAATTTAGGGTATGCCACCTGGGGAAGAGGCTATGTGGCCCAGGTGATCCTTCATAGCCTTTATCCTACAAATTTGGTCAGTGGTATCTCAATGTCTTTGACCaccaactttttcttttaatcactgc
This DNA window, taken from Rhea pennata isolate bPtePen1 chromosome 6, bPtePen1.pri, whole genome shotgun sequence, encodes the following:
- the SH3BP4 gene encoding SH3 domain-binding protein 4, which gives rise to MAAQRIRAANSSGLPRCKSEGTLIDLSEGFSENSLSDVKVPSPSALLIDNPTSFGNAKEVIAIKDYCPTNFTTLKFSKGDHLYVLDTSGGEWWYAHNTTEMGYIPSSYVQPVNYRNSSLTDSGMIDNLLESPDEGVKELDLLGEWTDVKRNSAKTYNNNPFLNGVQTNPFLNGNLQTMPSSDYESNSKAAVDLLLFDTGAPNSAVSSSAANSSMGNIFDEFPSTNRLELEQTAKRDNPFFRSKRSYSLSELSVLQAKSDTPTSSGFFSGLKSPTPEQFQSREDFRTAWLNHRKLARSCHDLDLLGQNPGWGQTQPVETNIVCKLDSSGGAVQLPDTNISIHVPEGHVCPGETQQISMKAMLDPPLELNSDKCSTISPVLQIKLSNMEVKTFIILEMKVSAEVKNDIMSKSLVGLQCLRSDMKEGPYTPMQLSYSYGDTIQVQLENLEPCMYIAAVAQGQNILYPYTVWDYISKKITIGVYGPKHIHPSFKTVVAVFGHECAPKTLLVNEVTRQAHNPAPVALQLWGRHQFTLSRPQDLKICMFSNMTNYEVKASEQAKIVRGFQMKLGKVSRLIFPIASHDPNELSDFTLRIQVKDDKDAILTQFCVQTPQPPPKSAIKPTGQRRFLKKNEVGKIILSPLAATAKYPVFQDRPVLSLRYGKLLKTVVRQNKNHYLLEYKKGDVIALLSEEKIRLKGQLWTKEWYIGYYQGKIGLVHTKNVLVVGKVKPSYFTGPDLTTSLLLEQILRPCKFLTYIYASVRTLLMENLSSWRSFADALGYLNLPLTFFCRAELDSEPERVASVLEKLKEDCNNTENKDRKSFQKELMTALLKMDCQGLVVRLIQDFVLLTTAVEVAQRWRELAEKLVKVSKQQMDAYEAPHRDKTGVVDSEAMWKPAYDFLLTWSGQIGDSYRDVIQELHIGLDKMKNPITKRWKHLTGTLILVNSLDMLRAAAFSPQDHEDFAI